Proteins encoded by one window of Channa argus isolate prfri chromosome 1, Channa argus male v1.0, whole genome shotgun sequence:
- the LOC137137624 gene encoding fibulin-7, with product MTLSFPHRCLLLLCLTALQSGHAAVQTCMDKHQVVGVLRQMEKFLKGQEMRFTEGLRIMKSKLAALQNSVSKLPQADQSTAPTTCPALEAPAHGTKFGSKYIVGHEVHFTCFQGYHLVGSSTRVCLDNGTWSGLRAMCDDISECASNPCQNGGTCVDGVNQYKCTCAQNWSGSHCQHQTHAAPPEWSVVNDPAFSQRPRCAQVNQAQHCSCDAGFHMSGTSDNSICQDVNECEVYRLDQGGKLCVHECVNVPGSYHCSCPSGYKLLHDGRSCEDVDECLSQQHNCSGGTTCINMGGGFQCVNPECPRSHGNTSYVKTSPFQCERNPCPMDSRSCHLAPKTVSFHYLSLPSNLKTPATLFRMATAAAPGRAGPDSLRFGIVGGNSRGTFVMQRSDRQTGELILVQQLRGPQETSVDVDMSEYSERTFQAKHVARVHILVSPYSF from the exons ACATGCATGGATAAGCACCAGGTGGTTGGGGTGCTCCGTCAAATGGAGAAGTTCCTGAAAGGCCAGGAGATGCGATTTACAGAGGGCCTCAGGATCATGAAGTCAAAGCTGGCAGCACTTCAGAACTCTGTCTCAAAGTTACCTCAAGCAGACCAGTCGACCG CTCCCACCACCTGCCCTGCCCTGGAAGCCCCTGCTCATGGAACCAAGTTTGGATCAAAATATATTGTTGGACATGAGGTCCATTTCACTTGTTTCCAGGGATATCATCTTGTTGGTTCCTCTACACGTGTTTGCCTGGACAATGGCACCTGGAGTGGCCTCAGGGCCATGTGTGACG ATATAAGTGAATGTGCAAGTAATCCCTGCCAAAATGGAGGTACCTGTGTGGATGGTGTTAACCAGTATAAATGCACCTGTGCTCAGAACTGGAGTGGCTCCCACTGCCAACACCAGACCCACGCAG CTCCACCTGAGTGGAGTGTTGTGAACGATCCAGCATTCAGCCAGAGGCCTCGCTGTGCCCAAGTGAACCAAGCCCAACATTGCAGCTGTGATGCAGGCTTTCACATGAGTGGCACTTCCGACAACAGTATCTGTCAGG ACGTAAATGAGTGTGAAGTATACCGTCTGGACCAAGGAGGGAAGCTGTGTGTCCATGAGTGTGTGAATGTCCCAGGCTCGTACCACTGCTCTTGCCCCAGCGGCTACAAGTTGCTCCATGATGGGCGCAGCTGTGAGG ATGTGGATGAATGTTTAAGCCAGCAGCACAACTGTAGTGGAGGAACAACTTGTATCAACATGGGGGGAGGCTTTCAATGTGTCAACCCAGAGTGTCCGCGCTCTCATGGCAACACCAGCTACGTAAAGACGTCTCCCTT TCAGTGTGAGAGAAACCCCTGCCCCATGGACAGCCGCTCCTGTCACCTTGCTCCAAAGACCGTGTCTTTCCACTACCTGTCTCTGCCCTCAAACCTGAAGACCCCTGCTACACTTTTCCGTATGGCGACGGCTGCTGCCCCTGGGCGTGCTGGGCCAGACAGCCTGCGTTTTGGCATAGTGGGCGGAAACTCCCGAGGCACCTTTGTCATGCAGCGTTCGGACAGGCAAACTGGGGAACTGATATTAGTTCAACAGCTGCGCGGGCCGCAGGAGACCAGTGTTGATGTGGACATGTCTGAGTACAGTGAGCGCACCTTTCAGGCCAAGCATGTGGCCAGGGTCCATATTCTTGTTTCCCCTTACAGCTTCTGA
- the tmem87b gene encoding transmembrane protein 87A isoform X2: MAAVVRMKTWSCPTRGVFHPWALLFIFLFSKVNAVVGAPETGLWRITVVNTSRPLLLKKSMYKDTDIELKVVSFACPEEVLFTIHWYLKYYPCHNEFNNIEEMYDKTPLSRGESLDPNPLGLGEHIEHKHSPITCNSGLRSFPMLKKAKADPCPVRAHVEGKLQGDDKEITEEYDSSSTAMNHSLNIRDNVIATTWKDGPYLLVVKFVSTKQDANWNLTVDVVMKGSHGYISVTEWPLMIFYMVMCIVYILYALLWFVWSACYWKDLLRIQFWIAGVIFLGMVEKAVFCAEYENTNTVGSASQGLLIFAELVSGLKRTLARLLVIIVSLGYGIVKPRLGTVMHRVVGLGILYFAFASIEGVLRITGAKESDLALLANILLALLDSSLCWWIFVSLAQTIKTLKLRRNPVKLSLYRHFTNTLIFAVIASIIFMGWTAKRFILANCKSDWIELWVEDAFWRFLFSVILLVIMFLWRPSINNQRYAFTPLIDDSDDEEIEEFSASTNFAEGMKLRAAKSETNGTAKSAEANPDEDLKWVEDNIPSSLTDVALPVLLDSDEEIMTTKYEMSKLE; encoded by the exons atggctgcTGTAGTCAGGATGAAGACGTGGAGCTGTCCGACCAGAGGAGTTTTCCATCCCTGGGCGCTCctcttcatatttttattcagtAAAGTAAATGCGGTTGTCGGTGCTCCAGAGACTGGGCTTTGGAGAATCACGGTTGTTAAT ACATCAAGACCAttgctgttaaaaaaatcaatgtatAAAGACACTGATATTGAATTGAAAG TTGTGTCTTTTGCGTGTCCTGAAGAGGTCCTCTTCACTATTCACTGGTATTTGAAGTACTACCCTTGTCACAATGAATTCAACAATATTGAA GAAATGTATGACAAAACACCTCTGAGTCGTGGAGAGAGCCTGGATCCAAATCCTCTTGGACTAGGCGAGCACAtcgaacacaaacacagtcccATAACATGTAACAGTGGACTGCGCTCCTTTCCAATGCTCAAA aaagcGAAGGCAGATCCATGTCCAGTCAGGGCACATGTTGAGGGTAAACTGCAA GGTGATGATAAAGAGATTACGGAGGAGTACGACAGCAGTAGCACCGCAATGAATCACAGTTTGAATATCAGAGACAACGTCATAGCCACCACATGGAAGGATGGTCCTTACCTGCTGGTGGTTAAGTTTGTGTCGACCAAACAGGATGCCAACTGGAATTTAACAG TTGATGTGGTGATGAAGGGCAGTCATGGCTACATTTCTGTCACAGAGTGGCCTCTCATGATT TTCTACATGGTGATGTGCATAGTGTACATCCTGTATGCCCTGCTGTGGTTTGTCTGGTCTGCATGCTATTGGAAAGATCTGCTGAGGATCCAATTCTGGATAGCAGGAGTCATATTCCTTGGGATGGTGGAAAAGGCCGTCTTCTGCGCCGAATACGAAAACACCAACACTGTCGGCTCCGCTT CCCAGGGTTTGTTAATCTTCGCAGAGCTGGTCTCGGGTCTCAAGAGGACTTTGGCTCGATTGCTCGTCATCATTGTCAGCCTCGGCTATGGCATTGTAAA gCCTCGACTGGGGACAGTGATGCACAGGGTCGTAGGCCTTGGTATCCTCTACTTTGCCTTTGCTAGCATTGAAGGTGTCCTGAGGATTACTGGG GCGAAAGAATCTGACTTAGCCCTGCTGGCCAACATTCTTCTGGCTCTGCTTGACTCCTCTTTGTGCTGGTGGAT CTTTGTCAGTCTGGCACAAACTATCAAGACTCTGAAGCTGAGAAGAAACCCTGTAAAGTTGTCTCTCTACAGGCACTTTACAAACACGCTAATATTTGCGGTTATTG CTTCCATCATTTTCATGGGCTGGACAGCAAAAAGATTTATACTAGCAAATTGCAAATCT GACTGGATTGAGCTATGGGTGGAAGATGCTTTCTGGAGATTCTTGTTCTCTGTCATTCTGCTTGTCATAATGTTTTTGTGGAGACCATCTATAAACAACCAAAG GTATGCTTTCACACCTCTCATTGATGACTCTGATGATGAGGAAATTGAGGAGTTCAGCGCCTCTACAAACTTTG CTGAAGGCATGAAGTTGAGAGCAGCTAAAAGTGAGACTAATGGCACAGCGAAGTCTGCAGAAGCAAACCCA GATGAAGACTTAAAGTGGGTGGAGGATAACATTCCTAGCTCTCTTACTGATGT AGCTCTCCCAGTCCTGCTCGACTCAGATGAG GAAATCATGACCACCAAGTATGAGATGTCAAAGCTGGAGTGA
- the tmem87b gene encoding transmembrane protein 87A isoform X1 has protein sequence MAAVVRMKTWSCPTRGVFHPWALLFIFLFSKVNAVVGAPETGLWRITVVNTSRPLLLKKSMYKDTDIELKVVSFACPEEVLFTIHWYLKYYPCHNEFNNIEEMYDKTPLSRGESLDPNPLGLGEHIEHKHSPITCNSGLRSFPMLKKAKADPCPVRAHVEGKLQGDDKEITEEYDSSSTAMNHSLNIRDNVIATTWKDGPYLLVVKFVSTKQDANWNLTVDVVMKGSHGYISVTEWPLMIFYMVMCIVYILYALLWFVWSACYWKDLLRIQFWIAGVIFLGMVEKAVFCAEYENTNTVGSASQGLLIFAELVSGLKRTLARLLVIIVSLGYGIVKPRLGTVMHRVVGLGILYFAFASIEGVLRITGGQDNGLSFIAAVIMAVLESCVIWFIFVSLAQTIKTLKLRRNPVKLSLYRHFTNTLIFAVIASIIFMGWTAKRFILANCKSDWIELWVEDAFWRFLFSVILLVIMFLWRPSINNQRYAFTPLIDDSDDEEIEEFSASTNFAEGMKLRAAKSETNGTAKSAEANPDEDLKWVEDNIPSSLTDVALPVLLDSDEEIMTTKYEMSKLE, from the exons atggctgcTGTAGTCAGGATGAAGACGTGGAGCTGTCCGACCAGAGGAGTTTTCCATCCCTGGGCGCTCctcttcatatttttattcagtAAAGTAAATGCGGTTGTCGGTGCTCCAGAGACTGGGCTTTGGAGAATCACGGTTGTTAAT ACATCAAGACCAttgctgttaaaaaaatcaatgtatAAAGACACTGATATTGAATTGAAAG TTGTGTCTTTTGCGTGTCCTGAAGAGGTCCTCTTCACTATTCACTGGTATTTGAAGTACTACCCTTGTCACAATGAATTCAACAATATTGAA GAAATGTATGACAAAACACCTCTGAGTCGTGGAGAGAGCCTGGATCCAAATCCTCTTGGACTAGGCGAGCACAtcgaacacaaacacagtcccATAACATGTAACAGTGGACTGCGCTCCTTTCCAATGCTCAAA aaagcGAAGGCAGATCCATGTCCAGTCAGGGCACATGTTGAGGGTAAACTGCAA GGTGATGATAAAGAGATTACGGAGGAGTACGACAGCAGTAGCACCGCAATGAATCACAGTTTGAATATCAGAGACAACGTCATAGCCACCACATGGAAGGATGGTCCTTACCTGCTGGTGGTTAAGTTTGTGTCGACCAAACAGGATGCCAACTGGAATTTAACAG TTGATGTGGTGATGAAGGGCAGTCATGGCTACATTTCTGTCACAGAGTGGCCTCTCATGATT TTCTACATGGTGATGTGCATAGTGTACATCCTGTATGCCCTGCTGTGGTTTGTCTGGTCTGCATGCTATTGGAAAGATCTGCTGAGGATCCAATTCTGGATAGCAGGAGTCATATTCCTTGGGATGGTGGAAAAGGCCGTCTTCTGCGCCGAATACGAAAACACCAACACTGTCGGCTCCGCTT CCCAGGGTTTGTTAATCTTCGCAGAGCTGGTCTCGGGTCTCAAGAGGACTTTGGCTCGATTGCTCGTCATCATTGTCAGCCTCGGCTATGGCATTGTAAA gCCTCGACTGGGGACAGTGATGCACAGGGTCGTAGGCCTTGGTATCCTCTACTTTGCCTTTGCTAGCATTGAAGGTGTCCTGAGGATTACTGGG gGTCAAGACAATGGCCTGTCTTTCATAGCAGCAGTTATTATGGCTGTGCTTGAATCCTGTGTCATCTGGTTCAT CTTTGTCAGTCTGGCACAAACTATCAAGACTCTGAAGCTGAGAAGAAACCCTGTAAAGTTGTCTCTCTACAGGCACTTTACAAACACGCTAATATTTGCGGTTATTG CTTCCATCATTTTCATGGGCTGGACAGCAAAAAGATTTATACTAGCAAATTGCAAATCT GACTGGATTGAGCTATGGGTGGAAGATGCTTTCTGGAGATTCTTGTTCTCTGTCATTCTGCTTGTCATAATGTTTTTGTGGAGACCATCTATAAACAACCAAAG GTATGCTTTCACACCTCTCATTGATGACTCTGATGATGAGGAAATTGAGGAGTTCAGCGCCTCTACAAACTTTG CTGAAGGCATGAAGTTGAGAGCAGCTAAAAGTGAGACTAATGGCACAGCGAAGTCTGCAGAAGCAAACCCA GATGAAGACTTAAAGTGGGTGGAGGATAACATTCCTAGCTCTCTTACTGATGT AGCTCTCCCAGTCCTGCTCGACTCAGATGAG GAAATCATGACCACCAAGTATGAGATGTCAAAGCTGGAGTGA
- the tmem87b gene encoding transmembrane protein 87A isoform X3: MYDKTPLSRGESLDPNPLGLGEHIEHKHSPITCNSGLRSFPMLKKAKADPCPVRAHVEGKLQGDDKEITEEYDSSSTAMNHSLNIRDNVIATTWKDGPYLLVVKFVSTKQDANWNLTVDVVMKGSHGYISVTEWPLMIFYMVMCIVYILYALLWFVWSACYWKDLLRIQFWIAGVIFLGMVEKAVFCAEYENTNTVGSASQGLLIFAELVSGLKRTLARLLVIIVSLGYGIVKPRLGTVMHRVVGLGILYFAFASIEGVLRITGGQDNGLSFIAAVIMAVLESCVIWFIFVSLAQTIKTLKLRRNPVKLSLYRHFTNTLIFAVIASIIFMGWTAKRFILANCKSDWIELWVEDAFWRFLFSVILLVIMFLWRPSINNQRYAFTPLIDDSDDEEIEEFSASTNFAEGMKLRAAKSETNGTAKSAEANPDEDLKWVEDNIPSSLTDVALPVLLDSDEEIMTTKYEMSKLE; the protein is encoded by the exons ATGTATGACAAAACACCTCTGAGTCGTGGAGAGAGCCTGGATCCAAATCCTCTTGGACTAGGCGAGCACAtcgaacacaaacacagtcccATAACATGTAACAGTGGACTGCGCTCCTTTCCAATGCTCAAA aaagcGAAGGCAGATCCATGTCCAGTCAGGGCACATGTTGAGGGTAAACTGCAA GGTGATGATAAAGAGATTACGGAGGAGTACGACAGCAGTAGCACCGCAATGAATCACAGTTTGAATATCAGAGACAACGTCATAGCCACCACATGGAAGGATGGTCCTTACCTGCTGGTGGTTAAGTTTGTGTCGACCAAACAGGATGCCAACTGGAATTTAACAG TTGATGTGGTGATGAAGGGCAGTCATGGCTACATTTCTGTCACAGAGTGGCCTCTCATGATT TTCTACATGGTGATGTGCATAGTGTACATCCTGTATGCCCTGCTGTGGTTTGTCTGGTCTGCATGCTATTGGAAAGATCTGCTGAGGATCCAATTCTGGATAGCAGGAGTCATATTCCTTGGGATGGTGGAAAAGGCCGTCTTCTGCGCCGAATACGAAAACACCAACACTGTCGGCTCCGCTT CCCAGGGTTTGTTAATCTTCGCAGAGCTGGTCTCGGGTCTCAAGAGGACTTTGGCTCGATTGCTCGTCATCATTGTCAGCCTCGGCTATGGCATTGTAAA gCCTCGACTGGGGACAGTGATGCACAGGGTCGTAGGCCTTGGTATCCTCTACTTTGCCTTTGCTAGCATTGAAGGTGTCCTGAGGATTACTGGG gGTCAAGACAATGGCCTGTCTTTCATAGCAGCAGTTATTATGGCTGTGCTTGAATCCTGTGTCATCTGGTTCAT CTTTGTCAGTCTGGCACAAACTATCAAGACTCTGAAGCTGAGAAGAAACCCTGTAAAGTTGTCTCTCTACAGGCACTTTACAAACACGCTAATATTTGCGGTTATTG CTTCCATCATTTTCATGGGCTGGACAGCAAAAAGATTTATACTAGCAAATTGCAAATCT GACTGGATTGAGCTATGGGTGGAAGATGCTTTCTGGAGATTCTTGTTCTCTGTCATTCTGCTTGTCATAATGTTTTTGTGGAGACCATCTATAAACAACCAAAG GTATGCTTTCACACCTCTCATTGATGACTCTGATGATGAGGAAATTGAGGAGTTCAGCGCCTCTACAAACTTTG CTGAAGGCATGAAGTTGAGAGCAGCTAAAAGTGAGACTAATGGCACAGCGAAGTCTGCAGAAGCAAACCCA GATGAAGACTTAAAGTGGGTGGAGGATAACATTCCTAGCTCTCTTACTGATGT AGCTCTCCCAGTCCTGCTCGACTCAGATGAG GAAATCATGACCACCAAGTATGAGATGTCAAAGCTGGAGTGA
- the mertka gene encoding tyrosine-protein kinase Mer, producing the protein MANKSSSGCFGAFIHAATIAILIGSPVGAQYSGNQFQRPTRNSEPQVKAAHVLRTNLSPDQVRGLHFKPTIGSIQLSEGHEAKFNCSIKIPNAGLESTIIWVKNGQDLSANMQVLINELQTVDDPNDRATTLLSTASINAVQKVDAGEYRCRLSIGKTSVESQPIILEVEGLPTFLQQPEDRNVTRDTPFTLSCEAVGPPDPVTIRWLRDGLLVTDHRNSSSNYSVPGVDMHTQFSCEAHNLKGVTTSREAHINVKVPPSPLSNVTVIERQSNKFILSWIPGHDGFSPITKCLIRVKEVSRRKGEVMTTRHINATVPPFQCEVPGLQAMTRYNMSVSCSNEVGDSPVTVWIQSNTTEGVPSVYPRNVTVQLNESWLVIKWKPPPDDKINGILRGYDVIIRHSTQVNKIHSYTNMATVAVQEFNTTYSVEVAACTQAGSGMVSPRVWLFVPQDKSVMSPTFSPETGVPGSFYVVLGVVCGICLLLLILWGAICVRNRTSDSWFGRIFGGEEKLAPVVQYTPQRSYNRSATGFTLGNLGVSDELQAKLQDVMVMRNLLSIGKVLGEGEFGSVVEGHLRQPDGTTEKVAVKTMKLESFSQKEIEEFLNEAACMKDFNHPNVIKLLGVCLEVSSEHFPKPMVILPFMKYGDLHSFLQRSRLGESAMYLPTQTLLKFMVDIALGMEYLSGRNFLHRDLAARNCMLRDDMTVCVADFGLSKKIYSGDYYRQGRIAKMPVKWIAVESLADRVFTVKSDVWAFGVTMWEIATRGMTPYPGILNHEIYDHLVEGNRLKQPADCLDELYEIMYSCWRADPLDRPFFPQLREMLEKLTEKLPESFSRDEIIYINTSFPEEETLPDELPVFSSSPSCSHQAAEHSVVTVDIHGSMEDEDENDEDDGRYVVVMSSDPSLRSPAVDTPLLSNVALRQENGETVTDVTEMDHSSSDTLLLL; encoded by the exons ATGGCCAACAAGTCATCTTCAGGCTGCTTTGGAGCCTTTATCCACGCAGCGACCATAGCTATTCTTATCGGGAGCCCCGTCGGCG CTCAGTATTCTGGGAACCAGTTTCAAAGACCAACCAGGAACTCAGAGCCTCAAGTAAAAGCAGCCCATGTTTTGAGGACTAATCTGAGCCCAGATCAGGTCAGAGGCCTGCATTTCAAGCCCACTATAGGCTCCATTCAGCTATCAGAGGGCCATGAGGCTAAGTTCAACTGCTCCATCAAGATTCCCAATGCTGGACTCGAGTCCACCATCATATGGGTGAAGAACGGTCAGGACCTTTCTGCAAACATGCAGGTGCTGATCAATGAGCTCCAGACCGTTGATGATCCCAATGACAGGGCCACGACTCTTCTCTCTACTGCCAG CATTAACGCTGTGCAGAAGGTGGATGCAGGGGAGTACCGCTGCAGACTGAGCATTGGCAAAACATCTGTAGAGTCTCAGCCGATCATCCTTGAGGTGGAAG GACTACCAACATTTCTCCAGCAACCAGAGGACAGGAACGTAACAAGAGACACTCCTTTTACGTTGTCATGTGAGGCAGTAGGGCCTCCGGACCCTGTTACGATCCGCTGGCTTCGTGATGGATTACTTGTAACAGATCATCGTAACTCTTCCAGCAATTATTCTGTGCCAG GTGTGGACATGCACACTCAATTTAGCTGTGAAGCTCACAACTTGAAGGGAGTTACCACATCCAGAGAAGCACATATCAACGTCAAAg tccCTCCCAGCCCTTTGTCTAATGTTACTGTGATAGAGAGGCAGTCCAATAAGTTTATCTTGAGCTGGATCCCTGGACATGACGGTTTCTCTCCAATTACTAAATGCCTCATCAGG GTTAAAGAGGTGAGTCGGAGGAAAGGGGAGGTAATGACCACCAGGCACATCAACGCCACAGTGCCACCTTTCCAATGTGAAGTCCCAGGGCTGCAGGCCATGACACGGTACAACATGAGTGTTTCCTGCAGCAATGAGGTGGGAGACTCACCAGTCACTGTGTGGATACAGAGCAACACTACAGAGGGAG TGCCATCAGTTTATCCCAGAAATGTCACTGTACAGCTGAATGAGTCATGGCTGGTAATCAAGTGGAAACCTCCGCCAGATGATAAGATAAATGGCATCCTGCGTGGTTACGATGTTATTATTCGACATAGCACACAAGTAAACAAG ATCCACAGTTACACCAACATGGCCACTGTAGCTGTTCAGGAATTTAACACAACGTACAGTGTGGAGGTGGCTGCATGCACACAGGCAGGGAGCGGCATGGTCAGCCCCCGAGTCTGGCTGTTTGTGCCACAGGACA AATCAGTCATGTCCCCAACATTCAGTCCAGAGACTGGTGTCCCAGGCTCGTTCTATGTTGTGCTGGGTGTAGTTTGTGGCATCTGTCTTCTGCTGCTAATCCTCTGGGGGGCTATCTGTGTACGGAACAGGACTTCTGACTCTTGGTTTGG ACGGATATTTGGAGGTGAAGAAAAGCTAGCACCTGTCGTACAGTACACACCTCAGAGATCCTACAATCGATCAGCTACAGGATTCACAC TTGGGAATCTTGGTGTTAGTGATGAACTACAGGCCAAACTTCAGGACGTAATGGTCATGAGGAACTTGCTCTCAATTGGCAAAGTCCTTGGAGAGG GTGAATTTGGCTCAGTGGTGGAAGGACATTTAAGACAACCAGATGGAACAACAGAAAAGGTTGCTGTGAAGACAATGAAAT TGGAAAGCTTCTCTCAGAAGGAGATTGAAGAGTTCCTAAATGAGGCAGCCTGCATGAAAGATTTCAACCATCCTAATGTCATCAAACTGCTTG GTGTGTGCTTGGAGGTAAGCTCAGAACATTTCCCCAAGCCCATGGTCATCCTGCCATTTATGAAATATGGGGATCTACATAGCTTCCTGCAGCGCTCACGCCTTGGAGAGAGTGCAATG TACCTGCCCACTCAGACACTCCTGAAGTTCATGGTTGACATTGCTTTGGGTATGGAGTATCTCAGTGGACGTAACTTTCTGCATCGTGACCTGGCAGCTCGCAACTGCAT GCTGCGTGATGACATGACCGTGTGCGTAGCAGACTTTGGGTTATCCAAGAAGATCTACAGTGGAGATTATTACAGGCAGGGCAGAATAGCTAAAATGCCTGTCAAATGGATTGCAGTAGAGAGTCTTGCAGACAgagtttttactgtaaaaagtgATGTG TGGGCCTTTGGTGTTACTATGTGGGAGATTGCTACACGAGGCATGACGCCATACCCTGGCATCCTTAACCATGAAATCTATGACCACCTTGTTGAAGGAAACAGACTGAAGCAACCTGCAGACTGTTTGGATGAGCT GTACGAGATCATGTACAGCTGCTGGAGGGCTGATCCACTGGACCGACCCTTCTTTCCCCAACTACGAGAAATGTTGGAAAAGCTCACAGAAAAGCTTCCGGAGTCTTTCAGCAGGGACGAAATCATTTATATTAACACCAGCTTTCCTGAAGAGGAAACTCTACCTGATGAACTTCCTGTGTTCAGCTCATCCCCTTCTTGCAGCCATCAGGCAGCAGAACATTCAGTAGTTACTGTGGATATTCATGGGAGTATGGAAGATGAGGATGAGAATGATGAGGACGATGGCCGTTATGTGGTGGTGATGTCCTCTGATCCTTCCCTGAGATCTCCTGCAGTGGACACTCCTCTTTTGTCAAATGTTGCTTTACGTCAAGAAAATGGAGAAACTGTTACAGACGTGACAGAGATGGATCACAGCTCCAGTGACACTTTATTGCTGCTGTAA